One window of Chryseobacterium indologenes genomic DNA carries:
- the hutG gene encoding formimidoylglutamase → MSNIWQGRLDGEELLHHRIFQRVKEERNYDNIATDDFVLHGFAVDEGVRRNKGRQGAKDAPDVIRKNMSNFPVILPDFSMLDFGNITCDDGNLENTQNSLAKNVSKVLLKGGKSLVLGGGHEVTYAHYLGVKTAFPEQKIGIINLDAHFDNRQLEKGVGASSGTGFWQIAQEGPINSLHIGIQRNSNTLKLFDTAHQHGMKYILADELFFENLPSIYQRIDELLDTVDYAYLTICMDVFNASVAPGVSAAAYNGIFADPTFMHFYRHILKNKKLVAMDVAEVNPSFDIQDRTARLAACLVNEWLMI, encoded by the coding sequence ATGAGTAATATTTGGCAAGGCAGATTGGACGGAGAAGAACTTCTCCATCACAGAATATTTCAAAGAGTAAAAGAAGAACGCAATTACGATAATATCGCAACAGATGACTTCGTACTGCATGGTTTTGCTGTAGATGAAGGCGTAAGGCGAAACAAAGGCCGTCAGGGAGCTAAGGATGCTCCAGATGTGATCAGGAAAAATATGTCCAATTTCCCGGTGATTCTTCCTGACTTTTCAATGCTGGATTTTGGGAATATCACCTGTGATGATGGTAATCTGGAAAATACACAGAACAGTCTTGCCAAAAATGTTTCAAAAGTACTTTTAAAAGGCGGAAAATCCCTTGTGTTGGGTGGAGGTCATGAAGTTACATATGCTCATTATTTAGGAGTTAAAACCGCTTTTCCGGAGCAGAAAATAGGGATTATTAATCTTGATGCCCATTTTGATAACAGACAGCTGGAAAAAGGAGTAGGGGCGAGCTCTGGTACAGGATTCTGGCAGATTGCTCAGGAAGGTCCTATCAACTCTTTGCATATTGGGATTCAAAGAAACTCTAATACGCTGAAGCTTTTTGATACCGCTCATCAGCATGGAATGAAATATATTCTGGCAGATGAATTGTTTTTTGAAAATCTTCCCTCCATCTATCAGCGTATTGATGAACTATTGGACACTGTAGATTATGCCTATCTTACAATTTGTATGGACGTCTTTAATGCATCAGTCGCTCCCGGAGTTTCTGCTGCAGCATACAATGGAATCTTTGCGGATCCTACGTTTATGCATTTTTACAGACATATCTTAAAAAATAAAAAATTGGTTGCAATGGATGTAGCGGAAGTTAATCCTTCTTTTGATATCCAGGACCGAACAGCAAGACTGGCAGCATGTCTTGTGAATGAATGGCTAATGATTTAA